CTATGCCGTGCTGCTTGCGGAGCAGGACGCTATCAATCACTACTTCGGGAGAGGAGGCCTGTATGCGTTCCTTCCGGTCTGCACGGCTTTTGTCTTTTCCTTTGTCCACGGCTCCTTTACCGGCAACTTCTGGACGGTCCTCGGCATCGAGGCGGCAAAGAAGCGGGAGGTGAAGTAACATGCATGACATCGTCACTGCAGCATCCAATTTCATCAATCTCGATATCGTCACCATCGTCTATCTCTTCCTCGTCGGCTTCGTCGGCGGCCTGGTGAGCGGCTTCATCGGCTCGGGCGGCGCCTTCGTGCTCACTCCCGGCATGATGAGCATGGGCGTCCCGGGTCTCGTCGCGGTGGCGAGCAACATGTGCCATAAGTTTCCCAAGGCGCTGGTCGGTGCGCTCAAGCGGGCTAAATACGGCCAGGTGGACGTAAAGCTGGGCATCGTGCTCGGCATATCGGCCGAGGCGGGGGTCCTTTACGGCGCCCATCTCCAGGAAGGCATCAAGAAATCCTTCGGCGACGCAGGCTCGAATCTCTATGTCAGCGTAGCCTTTGTCGTGGTGCTCGCGGTAGTCGGGATCTTCGTGCTCCGCGACGCGTGGAAGACGTACAGATCGGGGAGCACGCATGAGGAAGAGAAGGTCACCAGGCTCGCCAAATGGGTGCAGTCCGTCACCATCCCGGGGACCATGGTCTACTTCAAATCGCTCAACGCACGGGTCTCCGTTCTCTTCACCATTCCCCTCGGCTTCGCCACGGGAATGCTTGCAGCGACGATCGCCGTCGGCGGCTTTGTCGGCGTGCCTTCGATGATCTATGTCCTCGGCGCGCCGAGTCTCATGGCTTCGGCAACCGAGCTCGTCATCGCCTTTGTCATGGGGCTGGGCGGCTCCTTCAAGTACGCCATGAGCGGCCTCGTCGACATCCGCCTCGCCATGATTATCCTCGGCGGCTCGCTGTTCGGCATCCAGCTCGGCGCGATCGGCACGACCTATGTCAAACCCTTCATGATCAAGGTCGTGATGGGGGTCATTATGGTGATCGTCCTCTTCAGCCGCGCCTTGATGGTGCCGGTGTATATGT
The Nitrospirota bacterium genome window above contains:
- a CDS encoding sulfite exporter TauE/SafE family protein, with protein sequence MHDIVTAASNFINLDIVTIVYLFLVGFVGGLVSGFIGSGGAFVLTPGMMSMGVPGLVAVASNMCHKFPKALVGALKRAKYGQVDVKLGIVLGISAEAGVLYGAHLQEGIKKSFGDAGSNLYVSVAFVVVLAVVGIFVLRDAWKTYRSGSTHEEEKVTRLAKWVQSVTIPGTMVYFKSLNARVSVLFTIPLGFATGMLAATIAVGGFVGVPSMIYVLGAPSLMASATELVIAFVMGLGGSFKYAMSGLVDIRLAMIILGGSLFGIQLGAIGTTYVKPFMIKVVMGVIMVIVLFSRALMVPVYMSQLGLIGAMSETTAKALKSTSFAIMIFALALGAFIVLRAMWQGRKAERALAAEHALEQGKA